A window of Nitrospinaceae bacterium contains these coding sequences:
- a CDS encoding SDR family oxidoreductase — protein MRLKGRRAVVTGGGRGIGRAIALAFAKEGADVAVLARTQTEIESVAAEVEALGVRGFAVRCEVGNSRDVETAMRAAGDYLGSVDILVANAGMMKHASVCETSDEMWDETMRVNLNSVFWSSRAVVDAMSKIGWGRIIVMSSVSGKVGGANRSAYHAAKHGVIGFARSLALEVAGDGVTVNTICPGFVDTKMVADAEDDFVRYAGNGRSAKETLEMFRQSIPMGRFLDPTEIAAMALYLASDDAKGVTGQAFTISCGSVQA, from the coding sequence ATGCGGCTTAAGGGCAGGCGGGCAGTTGTCACTGGTGGTGGACGTGGGATTGGACGCGCCATTGCACTTGCGTTCGCCAAAGAGGGTGCAGATGTCGCGGTTCTTGCGAGAACTCAAACCGAGATCGAATCTGTCGCTGCCGAGGTCGAGGCTTTGGGTGTCAGGGGATTTGCGGTCAGGTGCGAAGTGGGAAATTCAAGAGATGTGGAAACGGCGATGCGAGCGGCTGGCGACTATCTGGGCAGTGTCGATATTCTTGTCGCAAATGCGGGCATGATGAAACACGCGAGCGTTTGCGAAACTTCCGATGAAATGTGGGATGAGACGATGCGTGTAAACCTAAACAGCGTTTTTTGGTCATCGCGTGCCGTAGTTGATGCAATGTCCAAAATCGGATGGGGGCGCATTATCGTTATGAGCTCGGTGTCCGGCAAGGTTGGCGGCGCCAATCGGAGTGCGTATCACGCGGCCAAGCATGGTGTAATCGGATTCGCCCGCTCGCTTGCCCTCGAGGTGGCGGGAGACGGGGTTACGGTGAACACGATTTGCCCTGGATTCGTGGACACGAAAATGGTTGCGGATGCCGAAGATGATTTTGTACGTTACGCGGGAAATGGTCGGAGCGCCAAGGAAACGTTGGAAATGTTCCGGCAGAGCATTCCTATGGGACGCTTTCTCGATCCGACAGAAATTGCCGCCATGGCGCTCTATTTGGCGAGCGATGA